One Methylosinus sp. C49 DNA segment encodes these proteins:
- a CDS encoding TolC family protein, giving the protein MKFASTPKSPLARDHKALALAATLFGASVSGCAVGPDYVAPTISLADFHSVGALPARRDDAPPLDRWWTGFDDPMLTRIIRRALDQNLDLAASLARVEQARAAAREAGAKLLPTTDATAQAVKIRQSLESPVGAIGRNLPGYDPNQALFDLGISSSWEIDVFGGLRRGAEAASAEAEAAEAARLGTRISVAADAADAYFQIRGDQAQIAATEGQIATDAHLLDLVRQRSALGLASARETAQAEALLYQARSALPPLRVDLEAQLNRLDVLMGAQPGTYAAELRAPANIPAVSRVFGGDKPIDVLRRRPDVIAAERRLASSNARIGEAISGYYPKISISGLLGFESMNVSHLFRSATFQPQAVAGLRWRLFDFGKIDSEVAQAEGANAVALARYRQSILHAAEDVENAFTAFTQTKAQTKELEAEISAAKRALTLAQSAYRAGGIPLTDALDANRQLLVARSELARSRAGTARAAVRVFRALGGTPTSEP; this is encoded by the coding sequence ATGAAATTCGCCTCCACTCCGAAGTCTCCGCTCGCGCGAGATCACAAGGCCCTCGCTCTGGCGGCGACACTATTCGGGGCGAGCGTTTCGGGATGCGCCGTCGGTCCCGACTATGTGGCCCCAACGATATCGCTCGCCGATTTTCACAGCGTCGGCGCCCTCCCGGCGCGCCGGGACGATGCGCCGCCACTGGATCGATGGTGGACGGGATTTGACGATCCCATGCTGACGCGCATCATTCGGCGGGCCCTGGACCAAAATCTCGATCTGGCTGCGTCACTCGCACGCGTCGAGCAGGCTCGCGCCGCCGCGCGGGAGGCCGGCGCCAAACTTTTGCCGACCACGGATGCAACCGCGCAGGCGGTGAAAATCCGGCAGTCGCTCGAAAGTCCGGTCGGCGCAATCGGAAGAAACCTGCCCGGCTATGATCCGAACCAGGCTTTGTTCGACCTCGGAATCAGCTCGAGCTGGGAAATCGATGTCTTCGGCGGCTTGCGTCGCGGCGCCGAGGCGGCGAGCGCCGAGGCCGAAGCCGCCGAGGCGGCTCGTCTCGGAACGCGCATTTCGGTGGCGGCCGACGCCGCTGACGCCTATTTTCAGATACGTGGAGATCAAGCGCAAATCGCTGCGACGGAAGGGCAGATCGCGACCGACGCGCATCTGCTCGACCTCGTTCGCCAGCGTTCCGCCCTCGGCCTCGCGTCGGCGCGGGAAACGGCGCAAGCCGAAGCGCTCCTTTATCAGGCGCGCAGCGCTCTACCGCCTCTGCGTGTCGATCTGGAGGCGCAACTCAATCGCCTCGACGTTCTCATGGGCGCGCAACCCGGAACCTATGCGGCGGAACTGAGAGCGCCTGCGAATATACCCGCGGTTTCTCGCGTTTTCGGAGGCGACAAGCCGATAGACGTCTTACGGCGCCGGCCGGATGTCATCGCCGCCGAGCGGCGACTCGCATCATCCAATGCGCGGATCGGCGAAGCGATCTCCGGCTACTATCCAAAAATTTCGATCTCCGGCCTGCTGGGCTTCGAAAGCATGAATGTTTCGCATCTCTTCCGATCCGCGACATTCCAACCCCAAGCGGTCGCGGGCTTGCGCTGGCGGCTGTTCGATTTCGGCAAGATCGACTCCGAGGTGGCGCAGGCCGAAGGCGCGAATGCCGTGGCGCTCGCCAGATATCGACAATCGATCTTGCACGCGGCCGAAGACGTCGAGAACGCGTTTACCGCCTTCACCCAGACCAAGGCGCAAACGAAAGAGCTGGAGGCGGAGATTTCGGCTGCGAAGCGAGCTCTCACTCTCGCGCAAAGCGCCTACCGCGCCGGCGGAATACCGCTCACCGACGCGCTCGACGCCAATCGGCAATTGTTGGTCGCCAGAAGCGAGCTCGCTCGCAGTCGGGCGGGCACGGCGAGGGCCGCTGTCCGCGTATTCAGGGCATTGGGCGGAACGCCGACCTCGGAGCCGTGA